From Streptomyces zhihengii, the proteins below share one genomic window:
- a CDS encoding HhH-GPD-type base excision DNA repair protein, whose translation MDATIHLAQQPEADELLGRSALAALVGMLLDQQIPMEWAFTGPYTVARRLGADDLDAGEIAAYDPDAFGELLRRKPAVHRYPASMAKRVQELCRYLVDEYDGDASAVWRDVSSGAELLARLKALPGYGEQKAKIFLALLGKQYGVRPEGWREAAGTYGEEGSFRSAADITGPDSLARVRAWKQEKKAAAKAGAPAAGKTAKKTAKKAAKKAPGK comes from the coding sequence ATGGACGCCACCATTCACCTCGCCCAGCAGCCCGAGGCCGACGAACTGCTCGGCCGCAGCGCGCTGGCCGCCCTCGTCGGCATGCTGCTCGACCAGCAGATCCCCATGGAGTGGGCCTTCACCGGCCCGTACACCGTGGCCCGGCGGCTCGGCGCCGACGACCTGGACGCGGGCGAGATCGCCGCCTACGACCCCGACGCCTTCGGCGAGCTGCTGCGGCGGAAGCCGGCCGTCCACCGCTATCCGGCGTCGATGGCCAAGCGGGTCCAGGAGCTGTGCCGCTACCTCGTCGACGAGTACGACGGCGACGCGAGCGCCGTCTGGCGGGACGTGTCGAGCGGCGCCGAACTGCTGGCACGGCTGAAGGCGCTGCCCGGCTACGGCGAGCAGAAGGCGAAGATCTTCCTGGCCCTGCTGGGCAAGCAGTACGGGGTGCGGCCCGAGGGCTGGCGGGAGGCGGCCGGGACGTACGGCGAGGAGGGTTCCTTCCGGTCCGCCGCGGACATCACGGGACCGGACTCGCTGGCCCGGGTGCGGGCCTGGAAGCAGGAGAAGAAGGCCGCGGCGAAGGCGGGCGCCCCGGCGGCGGGGAAGACCGCGAAGAAGACGGCGAAGAAAGCGGCGAAGAAGGCCCCGGGGAAGTAG
- a CDS encoding RNA polymerase sigma factor, with product MPEPEEPYTVEDLLRRHAPQVLGALVRRYGHFDLAEDAVQEALLAAARQWPGTGVPDNPRGWLIKVAARRLTDLLRAEESRRRREESAARLAPRDAFTAPPPGEGRAPSEDDTLTLLFLCCHPELTPPARIALTLRAVGGLTTAEIARAHLVPEATMAQRISRAKQRIRGVPFRRPDPADHDARLAAVLQVLYLIFNEGYTATSGTALRRADLAHEAVRLTRAVHALLPRDGAVTGLLALMLLTDARAPARTGPDGELVPLDEQDRTLWTRAAIDEGTALVEEALSRGPAGAYQLQAAVAALHDEAAAPEDTDWPQILALYDVLVARFPEPMAELGRAVAVAMVDGPAAGLREVGLLEDRLKGHHRLDAVRAHLLERAGDREGALTAYRAAAGATLSEPEARYLRGRAARLEG from the coding sequence GTGCCGGAGCCCGAGGAGCCGTACACCGTCGAGGACCTGCTGCGCCGTCACGCGCCGCAGGTCCTCGGCGCGCTCGTGCGCCGCTACGGCCACTTCGACCTCGCCGAGGACGCCGTGCAGGAGGCCCTGCTCGCGGCCGCCCGGCAGTGGCCCGGCACGGGGGTGCCGGACAACCCCCGCGGCTGGCTGATCAAGGTCGCCGCCCGGCGCCTCACCGACCTGCTGCGCGCCGAGGAGTCCCGCAGACGGCGCGAGGAGAGCGCCGCACGGCTCGCGCCCCGGGACGCGTTCACCGCCCCGCCGCCCGGCGAGGGCCGCGCGCCCAGCGAGGACGACACGCTCACGCTGCTCTTCCTGTGCTGCCACCCGGAGCTGACGCCGCCCGCCCGGATCGCGCTCACCCTGCGGGCCGTGGGCGGTCTGACGACCGCCGAGATCGCCCGGGCGCACCTGGTGCCGGAGGCGACGATGGCCCAGCGGATCAGCCGCGCCAAGCAGCGGATCCGGGGCGTGCCGTTCCGCCGGCCGGACCCGGCGGACCACGACGCCCGGCTCGCCGCCGTGCTCCAGGTGCTCTACCTGATCTTCAACGAGGGCTACACCGCCACCTCCGGCACCGCGCTGCGCCGGGCCGACCTCGCCCACGAGGCGGTCCGGCTGACCCGCGCGGTGCACGCGCTGCTCCCCCGCGACGGCGCGGTCACCGGTCTGCTGGCGCTGATGCTCCTCACCGACGCCCGCGCCCCCGCCCGCACCGGCCCGGACGGCGAGCTGGTCCCCCTCGACGAACAGGACCGCACGCTGTGGACGCGCGCGGCGATCGACGAGGGCACCGCCCTGGTGGAGGAGGCCCTCTCCCGGGGCCCGGCCGGCGCCTACCAGCTCCAGGCGGCCGTCGCCGCGCTGCACGACGAGGCGGCGGCGCCCGAGGACACCGACTGGCCGCAGATCCTCGCCCTCTACGACGTGCTGGTGGCGCGCTTCCCCGAGCCGATGGCGGAGCTGGGCCGGGCGGTGGCGGTCGCCATGGTGGACGGACCGGCGGCGGGTCTGCGGGAAGTCGGCCTGCTGGAGGACCGGCTGAAGGGCCACCACCGGCTCGACGCCGTCCGGGCGCACCTGCTGGAGCGCGCCGGCGACCGCGAGGGCGCGCTCACCGCGTACCGGGCCGCCGCCGGGGCCACGCTCAGCGAGCCGGAGGCACGCTACCTCCGCGGCCGGGCCGCCCGGCTGGAGGGCTGA